In the genome of Deltaproteobacteria bacterium, one region contains:
- a CDS encoding thioredoxin yields MEKPPDGYIVFCKRACETCATVVPAMKEIAEAIAALTIYCQDDPGFPEGLPGVIDDTALETSFYFDIETVPTLIRMEDGQETGRAVGWDRAEWRRLSGMDGLGGDLPEFRPGCGAKNVEPGIAEELAVRFGKVPLASRRIESPQLEDDVETCFTRGWTDGLPVVPPTEVRVVRMLRGTDRAADEVVGRIPPNQAPCTVEKVAINAVMAGCKPEYMPVVLAAVEAALIDDFCLHGLLATTYFSGPVVVVNGPVTKAIGMNSGVNALGQGNRANATIGRTLQLVVRNVGGGRPDEIDRSTLGNPGKYTFCFAEKEDDSPWEPLSVERGFTKDASTVTLFAGDGVQAVFDQLSRTPESLARTYALCLRNVAHPKIPMAADAMLVVSPEHGRIFSRAGWTKSRLREELDGLLQFPGADLVRGAGGIAEGVPEALKEATLPKFRPDGLHIVHAGGTAGLFSAIIGGWVASGPKGSQSVTKEVRS; encoded by the coding sequence ATGGAAAAACCGCCGGATGGGTACATTGTGTTTTGCAAGCGGGCGTGCGAGACTTGCGCCACGGTCGTGCCCGCCATGAAGGAGATCGCCGAAGCCATTGCGGCGCTCACCATTTATTGCCAAGATGATCCCGGGTTTCCCGAGGGATTGCCGGGCGTGATCGACGATACGGCACTGGAAACCTCCTTTTACTTCGATATTGAAACGGTCCCCACGCTGATCAGAATGGAGGACGGCCAAGAGACAGGGCGCGCCGTGGGATGGGACAGGGCCGAATGGCGGAGGCTGTCCGGCATGGACGGTCTGGGCGGTGACCTGCCCGAGTTTCGGCCGGGGTGCGGAGCGAAAAATGTGGAACCCGGCATTGCCGAGGAACTGGCCGTGCGGTTCGGCAAGGTCCCCCTGGCTTCGAGGCGCATTGAATCTCCGCAGCTGGAAGACGATGTGGAGACTTGTTTTACCCGCGGGTGGACCGACGGACTGCCCGTGGTTCCGCCCACCGAGGTCCGCGTGGTCCGCATGCTCCGGGGCACCGACCGGGCAGCGGACGAGGTTGTGGGCCGCATCCCTCCCAACCAGGCACCCTGTACCGTGGAAAAAGTGGCAATCAACGCAGTCATGGCCGGGTGCAAGCCGGAGTATATGCCGGTCGTGCTCGCTGCTGTTGAAGCGGCTTTAATAGACGACTTCTGCCTGCATGGTCTACTGGCCACAACCTATTTCTCAGGGCCGGTGGTGGTCGTCAACGGCCCCGTGACCAAAGCCATCGGCATGAATTCGGGTGTCAACGCCCTGGGTCAGGGAAACCGGGCCAATGCCACCATCGGCCGCACCCTGCAGCTGGTGGTTCGAAATGTAGGCGGGGGCCGGCCGGACGAGATCGACCGCTCAACGCTGGGAAACCCCGGCAAGTACACCTTCTGTTTTGCGGAGAAGGAAGACGATTCGCCATGGGAACCGCTGAGCGTTGAGCGAGGATTTACAAAAGACGCATCTACGGTGACCCTGTTCGCTGGAGACGGGGTTCAGGCCGTTTTTGATCAGCTGTCCCGCACGCCCGAATCCCTTGCGCGGACCTATGCCCTGTGCCTTCGAAACGTGGCACATCCCAAGATCCCCATGGCCGCTGACGCCATGCTGGTGGTGTCCCCTGAACACGGCCGCATATTCAGCAGGGCGGGATGGACAAAATCGAGACTGAGGGAGGAGTTGGACGGCCTGCTCCAATTTCCCGGAGCGGACCTGGTTCGCGGGGCAGGCGGCATAGCCGAAGGCGTTCCCGAGGCACTGAAGGAGGCAACCCTGCCCAAATTCCGGCCGGACGGACTTCACATCGTTCATGCCGGCGGAACCGCCGGGCTATTTTCCGCCATCATCGGGGGGTGGGTAGCCAGCGGTCCCAAGGGGAGCCAATCCGTAACAAAGGAGGTCCGATCGTGA
- the hcp gene encoding hydroxylamine reductase yields MFCFQCQETAKGTGCTIRGVCGKEETTANLQDLIIFHCKGIAVLAKLGSRSGIDKIEDAGRIITAALFTTITNANFDNEALTACVKETQAFKAELKASLVAALPDNLHDAANYINEDASQFQEKAKTVGILSTEDEDVRSLREIVVFGSKGISAYAHHAAMLGVEKKEIYAQLIEGLASTTETLSTDEMVAMVLKTGECAVSTMAALDEANTTAYGHPEITEVNLGVGTNPGILVSGHDLKDLEELLAQTEGKGIDVYTHSEMLPAHYYPGLKKFAHLKGNYGSSWWHQNQDFETFNGAILMTTNCVIPIKKKNTYGERIFTTGAAGYPGAPHIADRQNGAAKDFSALIERAAQCEAPQEIETGTLVGGFAHNQVLALADKVIEAVKSGAIKRFIVMAGCDGRMKNRSYFTEVAQKLPRDTVILTAGCAKYRYNKLNLGDIGGIPRVLDAGQCNDSYSLAVIAMKLRDAFGLDHINDLPLSFDIGWYEQKAVAVLLALLSLNIKGIRLGPTLPGFVSPNVLKVLVENFDIKQIGDVDDDIAAMMAGN; encoded by the coding sequence ATGTTTTGTTTTCAATGTCAGGAAACAGCAAAAGGAACGGGGTGCACCATCCGGGGAGTATGCGGGAAGGAAGAAACAACAGCTAACCTTCAGGATTTAATTATTTTCCATTGCAAGGGGATTGCAGTCCTTGCAAAGCTTGGGAGTCGATCCGGCATAGACAAGATCGAGGATGCTGGTCGCATCATTACAGCTGCTTTGTTTACAACCATCACCAATGCCAATTTCGACAACGAGGCCCTTACCGCCTGTGTAAAGGAAACCCAGGCATTTAAGGCTGAACTGAAAGCGTCTCTCGTGGCTGCCTTGCCTGATAACCTTCACGATGCAGCCAATTACATCAACGAAGATGCGTCACAGTTCCAGGAAAAAGCCAAGACCGTCGGCATTTTGTCCACGGAAGATGAAGATGTGCGCTCCCTCAGGGAAATCGTCGTTTTCGGATCGAAGGGCATCAGCGCCTACGCCCACCATGCGGCCATGCTGGGGGTCGAGAAAAAAGAAATATATGCCCAATTGATCGAGGGGCTGGCGTCTACGACGGAAACGCTGTCCACCGATGAAATGGTCGCCATGGTGTTGAAAACAGGTGAATGCGCCGTTTCAACCATGGCTGCATTGGATGAAGCCAACACGACCGCATACGGACACCCGGAGATAACCGAAGTTAATTTGGGTGTCGGCACCAATCCCGGAATTTTGGTCAGTGGGCACGACCTCAAGGACCTGGAAGAATTGTTGGCCCAGACCGAGGGCAAAGGCATCGATGTCTACACCCACAGCGAGATGCTGCCGGCCCATTATTACCCAGGGCTAAAGAAATTTGCCCACTTGAAGGGAAACTATGGCAGCTCCTGGTGGCACCAAAACCAGGATTTTGAAACCTTTAACGGCGCGATCCTGATGACCACCAACTGTGTTATCCCCATCAAAAAGAAAAATACGTACGGCGAAAGGATCTTTACGACCGGGGCCGCAGGGTATCCAGGGGCGCCCCATATTGCCGACCGGCAAAATGGAGCGGCCAAGGATTTCAGCGCATTGATCGAACGCGCTGCGCAATGCGAAGCCCCGCAGGAGATCGAGACCGGTACGCTCGTTGGCGGTTTCGCCCACAACCAGGTGCTGGCTCTGGCAGACAAAGTGATTGAAGCGGTAAAATCGGGCGCCATCAAACGCTTTATTGTCATGGCCGGGTGTGATGGAAGGATGAAGAACCGGTCCTATTTTACCGAGGTGGCGCAAAAGCTGCCTCGAGACACCGTGATCCTGACTGCCGGGTGCGCCAAATACAGGTACAACAAACTGAATCTCGGCGATATCGGGGGCATCCCCAGGGTGTTGGATGCCGGCCAGTGCAATGACTCCTACTCGTTAGCGGTTATCGCCATGAAACTCAGAGACGCTTTTGGACTGGATCACATCAATGATCTGCCGTTGTCTTTCGACATCGGCTGGTATGAGCAGAAGGCAGTGGCCGTCCTTTTAGCCCTGCTGTCTTTGAACATCAAGGGGATTAGGCTCGGGCCCACCCTGCCGGGGTTTGTTTCTCCCAATGTGCTCAAGGTCCTGGTGGAAAACTTTGACATCAAACAGATCGGCGATGTGGACGACGACATTGCAGCGATGATGGCTGGTAATTAA
- a CDS encoding aldo/keto reductase, giving the protein MKYRQLGRTGLLVSELCFGTMTFGGRGFWSSIGQLSQGAADSLVGSVLEAGVNFIDTADVYSEGESEKMLGKALGNRRKDVVLATKVFGRMGPGPNQTGLSRSHIMQAVEDSLTRLGTDYIDLYQIHGFDPVTPMEETLRALDDLVHSGKVRYIGCSNLAAWQLMKSLWISDKFKLFRFESLQAYYTIAGRDLERDIVPALQDQSLGLLVWSPLAGGLLSGKFDREGKGPAGARRVDFDFPPVNRERAFNSVDEMREIARQKNVSVARIALAWLLHQPVVTSVIIGAKTPEQLSDSLAASDVTLSDADLGRLQKVSELPAEYPGWMIKTQSANRFPEPPEDA; this is encoded by the coding sequence ATGAAATACAGACAACTTGGAAGAACCGGATTGCTTGTCTCTGAATTGTGTTTCGGAACCATGACCTTCGGCGGCAGAGGATTTTGGAGTTCGATCGGACAACTGTCCCAGGGTGCAGCAGACAGCCTTGTCGGCAGTGTGCTCGAAGCTGGGGTCAACTTTATCGATACGGCCGATGTGTACTCCGAGGGAGAATCGGAAAAGATGCTTGGTAAAGCACTGGGAAATCGCCGTAAAGATGTGGTGCTGGCAACGAAAGTATTTGGTCGCATGGGGCCTGGACCCAACCAAACCGGTCTATCGCGCAGTCATATCATGCAGGCGGTTGAAGACAGTTTGACTCGGTTGGGGACCGATTACATCGACCTGTATCAAATTCACGGGTTCGACCCCGTCACCCCCATGGAAGAGACCCTTCGGGCCCTGGACGACCTGGTGCATTCGGGAAAGGTCCGCTACATCGGCTGTTCCAATCTGGCGGCATGGCAATTGATGAAATCGCTGTGGATTTCCGACAAATTCAAGCTTTTCCGTTTTGAGAGCTTGCAAGCCTACTACACTATCGCCGGCCGTGATCTAGAGCGGGATATCGTGCCGGCCCTGCAGGACCAGAGCCTGGGCCTGCTGGTATGGAGTCCTCTAGCCGGCGGCCTGCTGTCCGGCAAATTTGACCGCGAAGGCAAGGGGCCTGCAGGTGCCCGTCGTGTTGATTTCGATTTTCCGCCGGTGAATAGGGAACGCGCATTCAACTCCGTCGATGAGATGCGGGAAATCGCTCGCCAAAAGAATGTGTCCGTGGCCCGGATCGCCTTGGCATGGCTGCTGCACCAGCCGGTGGTCACCAGCGTGATCATCGGTGCCAAAACCCCGGAGCAGCTTTCAGATAGCCTCGCCGCATCGGATGTGACGCTCTCCGACGCTGACCTGGGTCGCTTGCAAAAGGTCAGCGAATTGCCCGCAGAATATCCCGGCTGGATGATCAAAACCCAATCCGCGAACCGTTTTCCGGAACCGCCGGAAGACGCTTGA
- a CDS encoding mechanosensitive ion channel, with translation MNTLLNLEMLNQRMDEVKQWLYHNIFVWENLIELALQVFVLLAARLIGTLIGTWFRNVVKNRFQEKIRNYSYLSRFVNRSIELMPLIFSIFILWLCVQGVNSLGHSTFLMALILNLSVAWVIIQLAASIILDHFWSRVIAALSWSIAALNIIGILDETIAIMERTGFHIGGINLTLLSIMKGLVILVALLKCVGWFSAYLEKRLVGVPEILPSTRLMITKSVNIILVFLVCLVALNSIGINLTALTLFSGAIGVGIGFGLQKVVGNFVSGLILLSDKSIKPGDVVQLADVYGYVNHMGGRYVSVVTRDEKEYLIPNEDLIAQQVINWSYSSKKIRVRVPVGITYKADPHAVIQMIAKAVKGIKRVLTDPPPVCLLKGFGENSVDLELRFWIEDPQNGVANVTSEALLKIWDSLKENHIEIPFPQRDVHLLVDKNLNEIGLANQEKKPS, from the coding sequence ATGAATACCCTGTTAAATCTCGAAATGCTGAATCAGCGTATGGATGAAGTGAAGCAGTGGCTTTACCATAATATTTTTGTTTGGGAAAACCTGATAGAGCTTGCTTTACAGGTATTTGTCTTGCTGGCAGCCAGGTTGATTGGAACACTGATCGGAACATGGTTTCGAAATGTTGTTAAAAATCGTTTTCAGGAAAAAATCCGGAATTATTCCTATTTGTCAAGGTTTGTGAATCGTTCGATAGAACTCATGCCGCTCATTTTCAGCATCTTTATTCTATGGTTGTGTGTCCAAGGGGTCAACAGTCTTGGGCACAGCACCTTCCTGATGGCGCTGATTTTGAATCTATCGGTGGCTTGGGTCATTATCCAGCTGGCTGCCTCCATCATTTTGGATCACTTCTGGTCCCGGGTTATCGCCGCGTTAAGCTGGTCGATTGCGGCATTGAACATCATCGGCATCCTGGATGAAACCATTGCAATTATGGAACGCACAGGGTTTCACATTGGAGGCATTAATCTGACACTGCTTTCCATCATGAAAGGCTTGGTTATATTGGTTGCCTTGTTAAAATGTGTCGGCTGGTTCAGTGCCTATCTCGAAAAGAGACTTGTCGGTGTACCCGAAATATTGCCCTCGACACGTTTGATGATAACCAAAAGTGTCAATATTATCCTGGTGTTTTTAGTTTGTTTGGTTGCTCTAAATAGCATTGGAATCAATTTAACGGCACTGACACTTTTCAGCGGTGCCATTGGTGTCGGTATCGGTTTCGGTTTGCAAAAGGTCGTTGGAAATTTCGTCAGCGGCCTTATCCTGCTATCTGATAAATCGATCAAACCAGGCGATGTGGTGCAACTTGCTGATGTATACGGGTACGTAAATCATATGGGGGGGCGATATGTCTCGGTGGTAACCCGTGATGAAAAGGAATATCTAATACCCAACGAAGATCTGATTGCCCAACAGGTCATCAACTGGTCCTATTCTTCAAAAAAAATTCGGGTCCGGGTTCCCGTAGGTATAACGTACAAGGCTGATCCGCATGCTGTTATTCAGATGATTGCCAAAGCAGTCAAGGGCATCAAGCGCGTACTCACAGATCCGCCACCGGTATGTCTTTTAAAGGGTTTCGGGGAAAACTCCGTTGATTTGGAACTGCGGTTTTGGATTGAAGACCCTCAAAATGGGGTCGCCAATGTAACCAGTGAAGCGCTACTCAAGATATGGGATAGCCTCAAAGAAAATCACATTGAAATTCCGTTTCCCCAACGTGATGTACATCTTCTTGTAGACAAAAATCTCAACGAAATTGGCCTGGCCAACCAAGAGAAGAAACCGTCATGA
- a CDS encoding cyclic nucleotide-binding domain-containing protein codes for MKESQYLEQNEKIISDLKKMPVFEPLTIEDLKVFIKMSKLRMYKSGETIISEGSIDHWMYFIIYGRVKITKGNKEVAVLKRRGDVFGEMRFIDSAPRFASVRAEGETVCLAVDTDHIEHMAGAEKITFHYVLYRIISEILAERLRHATRELIEHKGKSNINFWS; via the coding sequence ATGAAAGAATCTCAATATTTAGAACAAAATGAAAAAATAATATCTGATTTGAAAAAGATGCCGGTCTTCGAGCCTCTAACGATAGAAGATCTTAAAGTCTTTATAAAAATGAGCAAATTGCGCATGTACAAATCCGGGGAAACTATTATCAGTGAGGGTAGTATTGACCACTGGATGTATTTTATAATCTATGGGAGGGTCAAGATCACAAAAGGGAACAAAGAAGTCGCTGTACTAAAAAGGAGGGGTGATGTATTTGGTGAAATGAGATTTATCGATAGCGCTCCAAGGTTTGCATCAGTGCGTGCCGAAGGAGAGACTGTTTGCCTCGCTGTGGATACCGATCACATAGAACATATGGCTGGAGCAGAAAAGATCACTTTCCATTATGTGCTTTACAGAATTATATCCGAAATATTAGCTGAAAGATTGCGACATGCGACCAGAGAATTAATCGAGCATAAAGGCAAATCAAATATAAATTTCTGGTCATAA
- a CDS encoding superoxide dismutase, Ni, with protein sequence MTTTNCKTTLLLVVLISTFWCIAPLTVFAHCQIPCGIYDDYARIKAMLEDAATVQKSIRLIVDLSQKNDPQSINQRVRWIMNKEKHAQNIIDTISNYFLAQRVKPDQENYKERLVKHHTVIVLAMKTKQSVDEKYVNQLKISIEALIPYYPKK encoded by the coding sequence ATGACAACAACAAATTGTAAGACCACTTTATTGCTCGTTGTATTGATTTCTACCTTCTGGTGTATCGCACCGCTTACTGTATTTGCACACTGCCAGATACCTTGTGGTATTTATGATGACTATGCGCGTATAAAAGCGATGTTAGAAGATGCTGCCACCGTGCAAAAATCAATTCGGTTGATTGTTGATCTATCCCAAAAAAATGATCCTCAATCAATAAACCAAAGAGTACGCTGGATAATGAACAAAGAAAAGCATGCCCAAAATATTATCGATACTATAAGCAACTATTTTCTTGCCCAGCGCGTCAAACCGGACCAGGAAAATTATAAAGAGCGTCTGGTCAAACACCATACCGTTATTGTTCTGGCCATGAAAACAAAACAGAGCGTTGACGAAAAATATGTCAACCAACTAAAAATAAGTATTGAGGCTTTAATACCCTACTACCCAAAGAAATGA
- a CDS encoding flavin reductase family protein, producing the protein MKVKLDAVNALYPTPTTLVGAMVSGKPNFITIAHIGIMTHNHISLGMGKIHYTNTGIKENKTFSVCLPSENLVVETDYCGIMTGKKTDKAVLFEIFYGELKTAPMIQQCMVCMECRLDRIIDFPTHDVFIGEIVQTYADESILSGKNIDISRLKPLLFDMNSKKYWSIGGEIATCWHIGKQLKTGKT; encoded by the coding sequence ATGAAAGTAAAGCTTGATGCTGTTAATGCCCTGTATCCTACGCCTACAACACTTGTGGGTGCTATGGTCAGCGGAAAACCCAATTTTATAACCATTGCCCATATTGGCATTATGACCCACAACCATATTTCGCTCGGCATGGGAAAAATTCATTATACCAACACCGGAATTAAGGAAAATAAAACTTTTAGCGTCTGCCTGCCTTCTGAAAATCTTGTTGTCGAGACGGACTATTGTGGAATCATGACGGGGAAAAAGACAGATAAAGCGGTTTTATTCGAGATATTTTACGGTGAACTGAAGACGGCCCCGATGATACAGCAATGCATGGTATGTATGGAATGCCGACTTGATCGGATTATTGATTTTCCTACCCATGATGTCTTTATCGGAGAAATTGTTCAGACGTATGCTGACGAATCGATTCTCTCCGGGAAAAATATTGATATTTCAAGATTAAAACCGCTACTGTTTGATATGAACAGTAAAAAATACTGGTCGATAGGCGGTGAAATCGCTACATGTTGGCATATTGGAAAACAACTCAAAACCGGCAAAACCTGA
- a CDS encoding rubrerythrin family protein, with protein sequence MSKTIENLKAAFAGESEARNKYTFFAEVARKEGYRYIAKIFEETAENEQQHAKDHLLLLDGIGDTLANLKEAWGGEDHEVESMYPEFAKTAEEEGHKEAAMAFKQVAKIEAHHRARYKRLIAMVEAGTVFKREAPIKWKCSVCGYIHEATEPPKKCPSCKHPQRYYEPAYLDV encoded by the coding sequence ATGAGTAAGACAATAGAAAATCTGAAGGCTGCCTTTGCGGGAGAGTCTGAAGCACGCAACAAATACACTTTTTTTGCCGAAGTCGCCCGCAAAGAAGGGTACCGCTACATCGCAAAAATTTTTGAGGAAACCGCCGAAAATGAACAGCAACACGCCAAAGATCACTTGCTGTTGCTGGATGGTATCGGGGACACCTTGGCCAACCTCAAGGAGGCTTGGGGCGGGGAAGATCACGAAGTGGAGAGCATGTACCCGGAATTCGCCAAAACAGCCGAGGAGGAAGGCCACAAGGAAGCCGCCATGGCGTTCAAGCAGGTCGCCAAAATCGAAGCCCACCACAGGGCACGGTACAAAAGACTAATCGCCATGGTCGAGGCCGGCACGGTTTTCAAACGCGAGGCACCAATCAAATGGAAGTGCAGTGTCTGTGGTTACATACATGAGGCCACCGAGCCCCCCAAGAAATGCCCTTCATGCAAGCACCCGCAAAGGTACTATGAGCCGGCTTATTTGGATGTTTAA